One stretch of Candidatus Methylacidiphilales bacterium DNA includes these proteins:
- the rpsR gene encoding 30S ribosomal protein S18: MGAKIKKKGRRPRRSRLNNKKRIDISNEAIDHKNPDMLKKFVTERGKMLPRRITGMPAKLHRKLTREIKRARNLLLVK, from the coding sequence ATGGGAGCCAAAATTAAAAAGAAGGGCCGCCGCCCCCGCCGCAGCCGCCTGAATAACAAAAAGCGGATCGACATCAGCAACGAAGCCATCGATCACAAGAACCCCGACATGCTGAAAAAGTTTGTCACGGAACGCGGCAAGATGCTGCCCCGGCGTATCACCGGGATGCCTGCAAAACTTCACCGCAAATTAACACGCGAAATCAAGCGCGCCCGAAACCTTTTACTGGTAAAATAA
- a CDS encoding ParB/RepB/Spo0J family partition protein produces MARNALGKGLGALIGGTSVADPQPRVDAGERVQEVAIDTIKPSPLQPRKTFDDAQLDDLAASIKENGIIQPLIVRKVGQFHELIAGERRWRAAQRAGLKLAPVIVRRAQDLEVLELAMVENLQRSDLNAIEEAEGYGQLADQFKLTQEQIAQKVGKSRAAVANAIRLLGLAAGAKEMVRHGHLSAGHAKVILGLPGSTGQESAAKEVARRGLSVRETEKLVARMGKPMRGSSEKKSSRKDSASDWRDLELRIQRVLGTKVRLVGTAGKGHLEIEYYNASDLERILETLGVSGH; encoded by the coding sequence ATGGCTCGAAATGCTCTGGGTAAGGGATTGGGTGCGTTGATCGGCGGAACTTCCGTGGCGGACCCGCAGCCCCGCGTGGATGCGGGTGAACGGGTGCAGGAGGTTGCCATCGACACCATCAAGCCCAGTCCGCTGCAGCCCCGCAAAACTTTTGACGATGCGCAATTGGACGACCTGGCCGCTTCCATCAAGGAAAACGGGATCATCCAGCCTCTGATTGTCCGCAAAGTGGGCCAGTTCCATGAATTGATTGCCGGGGAACGCCGCTGGAGGGCCGCACAACGGGCCGGCCTCAAACTGGCCCCGGTGATCGTCCGCCGGGCCCAGGACCTCGAAGTCCTGGAACTCGCGATGGTGGAAAATCTCCAGCGCAGCGACCTCAACGCCATTGAAGAAGCGGAAGGCTATGGCCAGCTCGCCGACCAGTTCAAGCTCACCCAGGAGCAGATCGCCCAAAAGGTCGGCAAGAGCCGCGCCGCGGTGGCCAATGCGATTCGGTTGTTAGGCCTTGCGGCGGGCGCCAAGGAAATGGTGCGCCACGGGCATTTGAGCGCGGGCCATGCCAAGGTGATCCTCGGCCTCCCGGGCAGCACCGGTCAGGAGTCCGCGGCGAAGGAAGTCGCCCGGCGCGGCCTGTCCGTTCGCGAAACCGAAAAACTCGTGGCCCGCATGGGCAAACCGATGCGCGGTTCCTCCGAAAAAAAATCTTCCCGGAAAGATTCCGCCTCCGACTGGCGGGACCTTGAGCTCAGGATTCAGCGCGTCCTCGGTACCAAGGTGCGCCTCGTGGGCACCGCCGGAAAAGGCCATCTCGAAATCGAGTATTACAACGCTTCCGATCTCGAACGAATTTTGGAAACCCTCGGCGTCAGCGGCCATTAA
- the speA gene encoding biosynthetic arginine decarboxylase: MQKPPEPWTLEQSFQAYNIDRWGGEYFSINAAGNISVRPKRANGPELDLYEVANEARSRGLALPFLIRFQDLLRHQVVTINESFAAAIREFNFQGQYRGVFPIKVNQLREVVEEIEDAGRPYNFGLEVGSKPELFAALAMHQNPESLLICNGYKDTEFIRMALLGRKLNKKVVMVIEKIEELHRVLSVAEQMGVEPIVGIRVRLQTKGAGKWALSGGEDAKFGLSTAELLEATELLKQRGMERVLQLLHFHVGSQIPDILTVKRAVREATRYYAKLRKMGFEICYLDVGGGLGVDYNGTRTASESSTNYTLDEYTRDVVYNISEICAEEKVPHPNIVSESGRATVAYHSVLLVEVFGAIEKTKSDGSDIPQPTEEGHKLVRDMIEVLKKLNKRNRRECLHQAKLIKEDASTRFEVGLLDLKDKALIETGFWKVAESVVSMYQGSKSTPDEVRELQTQLADQFLCNFSVFQSLIDHWAVGQLFPIAPIHRLTEAPLHQATLVDITCDSDGKIDTFIDDEDVRHTLPLHSPNGQPYILGFFLMGAYQDVMGDLHNLFGPVTEAHVFLDEDEPSGFYIEEVIQGYNIGQVLSDVQYETNVLSREMKAQIDAAIKADVLKPNEGMRLLEEYEKGLTKPTYLSFD; encoded by the coding sequence ATGCAGAAGCCTCCGGAACCCTGGACCCTGGAACAATCCTTCCAGGCCTACAACATCGACCGCTGGGGCGGCGAATATTTTTCGATCAACGCGGCCGGCAACATCAGCGTACGCCCCAAAAGAGCCAACGGCCCCGAGCTGGATTTGTATGAGGTCGCCAACGAGGCCCGCAGCCGCGGGCTGGCCCTGCCCTTCCTCATCCGCTTCCAGGATCTGCTGCGCCACCAGGTTGTCACCATCAACGAGAGCTTCGCCGCCGCCATCCGGGAGTTCAACTTCCAGGGCCAATACCGCGGCGTCTTTCCCATCAAGGTCAACCAGTTGCGCGAGGTGGTGGAGGAAATCGAAGACGCCGGGCGCCCCTACAATTTCGGCCTGGAAGTCGGCAGCAAGCCGGAACTTTTCGCCGCGCTGGCAATGCATCAAAACCCGGAAAGCCTGCTCATCTGCAACGGCTACAAGGACACCGAATTTATCCGCATGGCGTTGCTGGGCCGCAAGCTGAACAAAAAAGTCGTGATGGTGATCGAGAAGATCGAGGAACTCCACCGGGTCCTCAGCGTCGCGGAACAAATGGGCGTCGAACCCATCGTCGGCATCCGCGTGCGCCTGCAAACCAAGGGCGCAGGCAAATGGGCGCTCTCGGGAGGCGAAGACGCCAAGTTCGGCCTTTCCACCGCCGAACTCCTTGAAGCCACTGAACTGCTCAAGCAACGCGGCATGGAACGGGTTCTCCAGCTCCTCCATTTCCATGTCGGCTCGCAAATCCCCGACATCCTCACGGTCAAACGGGCCGTTCGCGAAGCCACGCGCTATTACGCCAAGCTCCGGAAGATGGGCTTCGAGATCTGTTATCTGGACGTCGGCGGCGGCCTGGGGGTGGATTACAACGGCACCCGCACGGCATCGGAAAGCTCGACCAATTACACGCTCGACGAATACACGCGCGATGTCGTTTACAATATTTCCGAAATTTGCGCCGAGGAAAAAGTACCTCACCCGAACATCGTCAGCGAAAGCGGGCGGGCGACAGTGGCCTACCATTCCGTCCTGCTGGTCGAAGTGTTTGGCGCGATTGAAAAAACCAAGTCGGACGGGAGCGACATCCCCCAGCCGACGGAAGAGGGCCACAAACTGGTCCGCGACATGATTGAGGTGCTCAAGAAACTGAACAAGCGCAACCGCCGCGAGTGCCTGCACCAGGCCAAGCTGATCAAGGAGGACGCTTCCACGCGCTTTGAAGTCGGCCTGCTCGACCTGAAAGACAAGGCCCTGATCGAGACCGGGTTTTGGAAAGTGGCGGAAAGCGTCGTGTCCATGTATCAGGGCTCAAAAAGCACGCCGGATGAAGTGCGGGAGCTGCAGACCCAATTGGCCGACCAGTTCCTTTGCAATTTTTCGGTGTTCCAGTCCCTCATCGACCACTGGGCGGTCGGCCAGCTTTTCCCCATTGCGCCGATCCACCGCCTGACCGAGGCGCCCCTGCACCAGGCGACGTTGGTGGACATCACCTGCGATTCCGACGGCAAGATCGACACCTTCATTGATGATGAGGATGTCCGCCACACCCTGCCGCTGCACAGCCCGAACGGCCAGCCCTACATCCTCGGGTTCTTCCTGATGGGGGCCTATCAGGACGTGATGGGCGATCTGCACAACCTCTTCGGCCCGGTGACGGAGGCCCATGTCTTTCTGGACGAGGACGAGCCCTCCGGCTTTTACATTGAGGAGGTCATCCAGGGCTATAACATAGGGCAAGTGCTAAGCGACGTGCAGTATGAAACCAACGTACTCAGCCGCGAAATGAAGGCCCAGATCGACGCCGCCATCAAGGCCGACGTGCTCAAGCCCAATGAAGGCATGCGCCTGCTTGAGGAATACGAAAAGGGGCTCACAAAACCCACCTATCTTTCCTTCGATTAA
- the raiA gene encoding ribosome-associated translation inhibitor RaiA — MQIHISSRHLRLTGAIHEYVAQKVSHLEHLTDEIIGAHVVLMYDENKNPDKSFCVKAHLAVPGPDIHIEEHRSDLYAAIDVAADKLAGQLRKRKTRRVEQKKHVARRLNERKRKLGLGAEA; from the coding sequence ATGCAAATTCACATCAGTTCAAGACATCTGAGATTGACCGGAGCGATCCATGAATATGTGGCCCAGAAGGTCAGCCACCTGGAACATTTGACCGACGAAATCATCGGCGCCCATGTGGTGCTGATGTACGATGAAAACAAGAATCCCGACAAATCCTTTTGCGTGAAGGCCCACCTTGCGGTTCCCGGCCCGGACATCCATATCGAGGAACACCGCAGTGATTTGTATGCCGCGATTGATGTGGCCGCCGACAAACTCGCAGGCCAGTTGCGCAAACGCAAAACCCGCCGCGTTGAACAGAAAAAGCATGTGGCGCGCCGTTTGAACGAGCGGAAACGGAAATTGGGATTGGGCGCGGAGGCCTGA
- a CDS encoding TraR/DksA C4-type zinc finger protein, which produces MPKKASKTSKTKKARKASAVHKPKASSAKKANTPSSKAASKKKGKGQVKKHSPSPLHKGDKKIFGKPPFPIKGPKPQNLERSAAISKEEAKRNRALSPKFLEQQKKKLLDLRDHILDQMQGVAQDNLRSRPEGNEASAFGMHQADAGSDAYEKDFALSLLSQEQDALYEIEQSLKRIDSGLYGICEMSGKPIPMNRMEAIPFARYTVECQAQMEKEQKGKNRWDTAPQFMDSAEGFFEEEETEEDEEKQKVKD; this is translated from the coding sequence ATGCCGAAAAAAGCTTCTAAAACGTCCAAGACGAAAAAGGCCAGGAAAGCCTCCGCGGTCCACAAACCCAAGGCCTCTTCAGCTAAAAAGGCCAATACTCCGTCTTCCAAAGCCGCTTCCAAGAAGAAGGGCAAAGGCCAGGTGAAGAAGCATTCGCCCTCGCCCCTTCACAAGGGTGACAAAAAAATATTCGGCAAGCCCCCTTTCCCCATCAAAGGCCCCAAACCCCAGAATTTGGAACGGTCAGCCGCCATATCCAAAGAGGAAGCCAAAAGAAACCGCGCCCTCAGCCCGAAGTTTCTGGAGCAGCAAAAGAAAAAGCTTTTGGATCTCCGCGACCATATCCTGGACCAGATGCAGGGTGTCGCGCAGGACAATCTGCGTTCCCGCCCAGAAGGAAACGAAGCCTCGGCCTTCGGCATGCACCAGGCGGACGCGGGCAGCGATGCCTACGAAAAGGATTTCGCCCTCAGCCTGCTTTCACAGGAGCAAGACGCCCTTTACGAGATCGAGCAATCCCTTAAGCGCATCGACTCGGGCCTCTATGGCATTTGTGAAATGTCCGGCAAGCCGATTCCGATGAACCGCATGGAAGCCATCCCCTTCGCCCGTTATACGGTTGAATGCCAGGCCCAGATGGAAAAAGAGCAAAAGGGCAAAAATCGCTGGGACACAGCGCCCCAATTCATGGATTCTGCGGAAGGCTTCTTCGAAGAGGAAGAAACCGAGGAAGACGAAGAAAAGCAAAAGGTAAAGGATTAA
- the mutL gene encoding DNA mismatch repair endonuclease MutL → MANRVHLLDETVANRIAAGEVVERPASVVKELVENALDAGAKNIRIEIQKGGKSLIRVSDDGSGMSYDDALLCLERHATSKVRSAEDLLHIKTMGFRGEALPSIASVCKFRLLTREPEALSGTEVLIDGGKLRQVAEAGCAPGTQVEVRSLFFHVPGRRKFLRSDITERAHVEQTLRLSALARPGVGFEFLDDEQPPVRYPAARDLAERLRQIFGASWLDAMLPVDAEEGHYRIFGFIGKPGISRADRHEHHVFVNERPVQSPTLNFALLEGYHNSLMRGRFPVAVLFFQLDSARVDVNVHPAKREVRFRDDYEVRQWISQVIAGVLREHGASPVSVPLGPPETGAQAPSPPPAQRPFELKSETQAPRIVQTGFSDSSRPSFISAVVKVEKGSHAELQMEKNHDLRILGVLLGLYIVAESDDGIVLIDQHAAHERVLFEQMLDRMSREEVLSQRLLVPVTVEMSPPEADFVKQQMEALQHVGLGVDSLGGNTLVIDALPPMIKTQHVEEFFRDMITDLQQAGGETRRQRKLSEEIVAKTVCRHAVKANDTLSLPEMEKLVVDLHKCDLPYTCPHGRPTMILLSRDELEKKFGRVV, encoded by the coding sequence TTGGCAAATCGCGTTCATCTCCTCGACGAAACGGTGGCTAACCGCATCGCGGCCGGCGAGGTCGTCGAACGCCCGGCCTCGGTCGTCAAGGAGTTGGTGGAAAATGCGCTGGATGCCGGCGCAAAAAACATCCGGATCGAAATTCAAAAAGGCGGCAAAAGCCTGATCCGCGTCAGCGACGACGGATCCGGGATGAGTTACGACGATGCCTTGCTGTGCCTGGAACGGCACGCGACAAGCAAAGTCAGGTCGGCCGAGGATCTGTTACATATTAAAACCATGGGGTTTCGCGGGGAAGCCCTGCCCAGCATTGCCTCGGTTTGCAAGTTCCGGCTGCTGACGCGCGAGCCGGAGGCGCTGTCTGGCACGGAGGTGTTGATCGACGGCGGCAAGCTGCGCCAAGTCGCCGAGGCCGGTTGCGCGCCGGGGACCCAGGTGGAAGTGCGTTCCCTGTTTTTTCATGTGCCGGGCCGCAGGAAATTTTTGCGCTCGGACATCACGGAGCGCGCGCATGTCGAGCAGACCCTGAGGCTGTCGGCGCTGGCCCGGCCCGGGGTGGGGTTTGAATTCCTCGACGATGAACAGCCTCCAGTCCGATATCCAGCAGCGCGGGATCTGGCGGAGCGTCTCCGGCAAATATTCGGAGCCTCATGGCTGGATGCGATGCTGCCGGTTGATGCGGAGGAAGGGCATTACCGGATTTTCGGATTCATCGGCAAACCCGGGATCAGCCGGGCCGACCGGCATGAGCATCATGTGTTTGTCAATGAACGGCCGGTGCAAAGCCCGACGTTGAATTTTGCATTGTTGGAGGGTTACCACAACAGTCTGATGCGCGGACGTTTTCCGGTGGCCGTTTTGTTTTTCCAACTCGACTCAGCGCGGGTGGATGTGAATGTGCATCCCGCCAAACGCGAGGTGCGCTTCCGCGATGACTACGAAGTGCGGCAATGGATCAGCCAGGTGATCGCGGGTGTGTTGCGCGAGCACGGCGCCAGTCCGGTGTCGGTGCCGCTTGGCCCCCCGGAAACAGGAGCACAGGCGCCATCGCCGCCGCCCGCGCAAAGGCCGTTCGAGTTGAAATCCGAAACGCAGGCTCCACGGATCGTCCAAACCGGTTTTTCCGATTCAAGCCGGCCCTCTTTCATTTCCGCCGTTGTCAAGGTGGAGAAAGGATCGCATGCCGAGCTGCAGATGGAAAAGAACCACGACCTCCGCATCCTGGGCGTTTTATTGGGCCTTTATATTGTGGCCGAGAGCGACGACGGCATCGTGCTGATTGACCAGCATGCGGCGCATGAGCGGGTTTTGTTCGAGCAGATGCTGGACCGCATGAGCCGGGAGGAAGTGCTGAGCCAGCGGCTCCTGGTGCCGGTGACGGTCGAGATGTCGCCGCCGGAAGCCGACTTTGTGAAGCAACAGATGGAGGCCCTGCAGCATGTGGGCCTGGGTGTGGACAGTCTCGGCGGGAACACCCTGGTCATCGACGCCCTGCCGCCCATGATCAAGACGCAGCATGTCGAGGAATTTTTCCGCGACATGATCACGGACCTTCAACAAGCCGGTGGAGAGACGCGGAGACAGAGAAAACTGAGCGAGGAAATCGTGGCCAAGACGGTTTGCCGCCATGCGGTGAAGGCCAACGACACGCTGTCGCTGCCTGAAATGGAAAAGCTGGTCGTGGACCTGCACAAATGCGATTTGCCCTACACCTGCCCGCATGGCCGCCCGACCATGATCCTGCTCAGCCGCGACGAGTTGGAGAAGAAGTTTGGAAGGGTGGTTTGA
- the mpl gene encoding UDP-N-acetylmuramate:L-alanyl-gamma-D-glutamyl-meso-diaminopimelate ligase, which yields MTPTQTPIRKIHLMGICGTAMGSVAAMLKQQGYQVSGSDEKVYPPMSTFLEQQGVRIMEGYKPENLSHKPDLVVLGNAISRGNPELEYALDSRLYYLSLPETLKQFFLRFTQNLVVSGTHGKTTTSSLLAWLFIDAGLQPSYMIGGVPLNTGQGCAHNSGKYWILEGDEYDTAFFDKRSKFLHYLPELAIINNIEFDHADIYNSLDEIKLTFRRLVDIVPRGGMIILNADNPHAVEVTRHTRSQLIEIGFSKNAAVRITGLHSDERGSHFDLMGHHFSIPLYGAHNVHNAAMTISAAHSYQIPLDKIADSLTRFKGVKRRMEVRAEMKGITIVDDFGHHPTALTETIGALRQRYPGRRLWALFEPRSNTTRRGIFQNELAAALAKADGVFITQIARADQLKEGDRLNVPKVAEDIGKTGIPAYFVEHSDAIAEKLPGLLREGDVVGVFSNGSFNGLIDKLIAKLSHS from the coding sequence ATGACGCCAACGCAAACTCCGATCCGTAAAATTCATCTCATGGGCATCTGCGGCACCGCCATGGGTTCCGTGGCCGCCATGCTGAAACAGCAGGGCTATCAGGTCTCGGGCTCGGATGAAAAAGTGTACCCGCCGATGTCCACCTTCCTGGAACAACAGGGCGTCCGGATCATGGAAGGCTACAAGCCGGAGAATCTTTCCCACAAGCCGGACCTGGTTGTGCTCGGCAACGCCATCTCCCGCGGCAATCCCGAACTCGAGTACGCCCTCGACAGCCGCTTGTATTACCTTTCCCTGCCCGAGACCCTGAAACAGTTTTTTCTCCGCTTCACGCAAAATCTCGTCGTCTCCGGCACGCACGGAAAAACCACCACGTCCTCCCTGCTCGCCTGGCTGTTCATCGACGCAGGTTTGCAGCCGAGCTACATGATAGGCGGTGTGCCGTTGAACACCGGCCAGGGCTGCGCGCATAACAGCGGCAAATACTGGATTCTCGAAGGCGACGAATACGACACAGCCTTTTTTGACAAGCGCAGCAAGTTCCTCCATTACCTTCCCGAACTGGCCATCATCAACAACATCGAGTTCGACCATGCCGACATCTACAATTCATTGGATGAAATCAAACTGACATTCCGCCGCCTGGTGGACATCGTCCCGCGCGGCGGCATGATCATTCTCAACGCCGACAATCCCCACGCCGTGGAGGTCACCCGGCACACCCGCTCTCAATTGATCGAAATCGGGTTTTCCAAAAACGCCGCAGTCCGGATCACGGGCTTGCACAGCGACGAGCGCGGCTCCCATTTCGACCTCATGGGCCATCATTTTTCCATTCCGCTCTACGGGGCGCATAATGTCCACAATGCCGCCATGACGATCTCCGCCGCGCACAGCTACCAGATCCCCCTGGACAAGATCGCGGACTCCCTGACCCGCTTCAAGGGCGTCAAACGCCGCATGGAAGTCCGGGCTGAGATGAAGGGAATCACAATCGTGGATGATTTCGGCCATCATCCGACCGCTCTGACCGAAACCATCGGCGCCCTGCGCCAACGTTATCCCGGGCGGCGGCTTTGGGCTTTATTCGAGCCACGCTCCAACACCACCCGGCGCGGCATCTTCCAAAACGAGCTGGCTGCCGCCCTGGCCAAAGCGGATGGCGTTTTCATCACCCAGATCGCCCGCGCGGATCAACTCAAGGAAGGGGACCGGCTCAATGTGCCCAAAGTCGCGGAAGACATCGGCAAAACCGGCATCCCGGCCTATTTTGTGGAGCACTCCGACGCCATCGCGGAAAAACTTCCCGGCCTGCTGCGCGAAGGCGATGTCGTGGGCGTCTTCAGCAATGGAAGCTTTAACGGATTGATCGATAAACTGATCGCAAAATTATCGCACTCCTGA
- a CDS encoding bifunctional nuclease family protein has translation MPESLIEVKILGLVPSNTGIAVFLGNGEKTFSIHVDHGVGTNIALLLRGEKRERPLTHDLISLILQAFSITVERIVINDLRNDTYFARITLRAENEIQKRITEIDARPSDCLAIALEAGKKIFVAPRVWNQVTDITSLFEQMKEKLEQAEEEDPSEDDDEPKK, from the coding sequence ATGCCCGAATCTCTCATTGAGGTGAAAATCCTGGGGTTGGTCCCTTCCAACACCGGGATCGCCGTTTTTCTGGGCAACGGGGAGAAAACATTCAGCATCCACGTGGACCATGGCGTCGGCACCAACATCGCCCTGCTTCTCCGGGGTGAAAAACGGGAACGCCCGCTGACCCATGATTTGATCAGCCTGATCCTGCAGGCTTTTTCGATCACGGTTGAGCGCATTGTCATCAATGACCTTCGGAACGACACCTACTTTGCCCGGATCACGCTGAGGGCGGAAAACGAGATCCAGAAGCGGATCACCGAGATCGACGCACGCCCGAGCGACTGCCTGGCCATCGCGCTGGAGGCCGGGAAAAAGATTTTTGTCGCCCCGCGCGTCTGGAACCAGGTTACCGACATCACGTCGCTCTTTGAGCAGATGAAGGAAAAGTTGGAGCAGGCGGAGGAAGAAGACCCCTCTGAAGACGACGACGAGCCGAAGAAATGA
- a CDS encoding SET domain-containing protein has translation MQDLSVRRSAINGRGVFALKKIPARCKLGEISGALVRLPEARRAIETAPRIYLIELSRRLALDCSRGNVFRHLNHSCRPNCYLRVFRRRVEVYTLKTIPPGKELTLDYGQTPHRNGMSCSCGSAACRKKL, from the coding sequence ATGCAGGATCTCTCCGTCCGGCGCAGTGCCATTAACGGGCGCGGCGTGTTTGCTTTAAAAAAAATTCCCGCGCGATGCAAACTGGGTGAAATCTCCGGCGCCCTGGTCCGACTGCCGGAAGCGCGCCGGGCCATCGAGACCGCGCCCCGGATTTATCTCATCGAACTCAGCCGACGCCTGGCCCTCGACTGTTCCCGAGGCAATGTCTTCCGCCATCTCAACCACAGTTGCCGACCCAATTGTTATCTGCGCGTCTTCCGCAGGAGGGTCGAGGTTTATACACTCAAGACGATTCCGCCTGGGAAAGAACTGACGCTCGACTACGGTCAGACACCACATCGCAATGGGATGTCCTGCAGTTGCGGCAGCGCCGCTTGCCGGAAAAAGCTTTAA
- a CDS encoding DUF433 domain-containing protein, with translation MLDWTQCDAVERHPDRVSGAWVFRGTRVPVRALFENIEDGARVNDFLEWFPGVTRQQVEAVLEHAGHSLVA, from the coding sequence ATGTTGGATTGGACCCAATGCGATGCCGTGGAACGCCACCCGGACCGGGTGAGCGGCGCATGGGTCTTTCGTGGCACCCGTGTTCCCGTGCGGGCTTTATTTGAAAATATCGAAGACGGGGCTCGTGTGAATGATTTTTTGGAATGGTTTCCCGGCGTTACACGGCAACAGGTCGAGGCCGTGCTTGAGCATGCCGGGCACAGCCTTGTTGCATGA
- a CDS encoding DsrE family protein, with amino-acid sequence MTNPDASISVGLLLTTAHNHPSFAAFCRCARQSLASGHPTYAYLLYDAVLCASHPELQKLQSSGLKIHACAEAVFNRKIEVPESIVLSGLGSLAQFIKHTGRFAAFSSHENSPNCCV; translated from the coding sequence GTGACTAACCCGGATGCCTCAATCAGCGTCGGGCTGCTTCTGACCACAGCGCACAACCACCCGTCGTTCGCGGCCTTTTGCCGGTGCGCCCGGCAGTCTCTGGCTTCGGGACATCCCACCTACGCCTACCTGCTTTACGATGCGGTCCTCTGCGCTTCCCATCCCGAACTTCAAAAACTCCAGTCGTCCGGCCTTAAAATCCATGCCTGCGCGGAAGCGGTCTTCAACCGCAAAATCGAAGTCCCCGAATCCATCGTATTGTCCGGACTGGGCAGCCTGGCCCAGTTCATTAAGCATACTGGTCGATTTGCGGCCTTTTCCAGCCATGAAAACAGTCCTAATTGTTGCGTCTGA
- the rpmB gene encoding 50S ribosomal protein L28 — protein sequence MSRKCIVTQKKPVRGTRINRSGKAKKAGGIGTHITSNTPRFFIPNLRNKRIWVPELKKFIHLKLSARALKTMDKKGVYATLKECGVL from the coding sequence ATGTCCCGCAAATGCATCGTAACTCAGAAGAAGCCGGTTCGTGGAACACGGATCAACCGAAGCGGTAAAGCCAAGAAGGCCGGTGGTATCGGTACCCATATCACGTCCAATACCCCCCGTTTTTTCATTCCAAATCTGCGTAACAAGCGGATTTGGGTGCCTGAACTGAAGAAATTCATTCACCTGAAATTAAGCGCCCGAGCCCTTAAAACCATGGATAAGAAGGGCGTTTACGCCACCCTTAAGGAGTGCGGAGTCCTCTAA
- the leuD gene encoding 3-isopropylmalate dehydratase small subunit, which translates to MSLSKITQITGRAVAVPGDDIDTDRIIPARYMKCVTFDGLGEFMFYDVRFEENGKPRAHPLNDEKYKGATILISGNNFGCGSSREHAPQAIYRYGFRAVIAEGFAEIFFGNSTTLGMPCVTVSKADRQALQALVEKDPKTELGIDLEKKSIRAGGKTFPCEIRESALHGLTTGHWDPIAELLESGKEVDAVAARLPYMAG; encoded by the coding sequence ATGTCCCTATCAAAAATCACCCAAATCACCGGCCGGGCCGTGGCTGTGCCCGGCGACGACATCGACACCGACCGCATCATCCCGGCGCGCTACATGAAATGCGTCACCTTCGACGGCCTGGGCGAGTTCATGTTTTACGACGTGCGCTTTGAGGAAAACGGCAAGCCGCGCGCGCATCCGTTGAACGACGAAAAATACAAGGGCGCCACGATCCTGATCAGCGGCAATAATTTCGGCTGCGGCAGTTCGCGCGAGCACGCGCCGCAGGCGATTTATCGCTACGGCTTCCGGGCCGTGATTGCCGAAGGCTTTGCCGAAATCTTTTTCGGCAACTCCACCACGCTGGGCATGCCCTGCGTGACCGTGAGCAAGGCGGACCGCCAGGCGCTGCAGGCCCTGGTTGAAAAAGATCCGAAAACCGAACTGGGCATCGACCTCGAGAAAAAAAGCATCCGCGCGGGCGGGAAAACTTTTCCCTGCGAGATCCGCGAAAGCGCGCTCCACGGCCTGACAACCGGGCATTGGGACCCCATCGCCGAACTGCTGGAAAGCGGCAAGGAAGTGGATGCCGTCGCCGCCCGACTGCCCTACATGGCGGGGTAA